CCACGTCCGTGCGCTCTGCCTTGAACTCGGTCGAGCCGTTCTCCAGGCGCGAGAGCTTGAGCATCGCGTCGATGAGGCGAGAAAGACGTCGGACCTCCGAGGCCACGACCTCGAAGTGCTCGTCGTCGGCGGGAAGGACCCCGTCCTGCATGGCCTCGACGGTAGCCTGCATGGCCATGAGGGGCGTGCGCAGCTCGTGGGCCACGTCCCCGGTGAGGCGGTGCTCGAGCTTGAGGTCGCGCTCGATCGTGGAGGCCATGTCGTCGAAAGTCTCGCCAAGCTGCCCGACCTCGTCTGTGCCGCCCACGCCCGTGCGAGCCGTAAGGTCGCCGTTTCTGAGCTGCTTGGCCGTGGAGGTGATGCGCTGGATCGGCTTGGCCACCGTGCGGGACACGAAGTAGCCGATCACGCAGGCGAGCACGGTCGCGATGCCCGCCGCCGTGGCGATGGCGCCGTAGGAGTTGGAGCGGAAGGATGCGTCGCTCTTAGTGAGAAGAGCCTCGGAGCCGGAGGCCCACAGGCGCACTGTCCCTACCACGGTCCCGTCCGCGTCGGTGACGGGCGAGCTGACCAGCGCCTCGGATGCGGCGGGCGCGCCGGCGGAGACGCCGGTCACCTCGGTGTGGCTCGCTGATCCAGAGGCGGCGCTCGGACGCGCCCAGGTGTCGTCGTACAGAACGGTCCCGTCGACGTCGAGGACTTGGACCACGATGTCCGACGAGATGGACGAAGCGATGGCTGCGGCGGAGGCCACGTCCTTGTCGAGGACGCCCCCCTCCTCGTAGGCCTCGGAGAGCGTCGCGGCCGTGGAGTTTGCCACGTCCTGCATGTTCTGACGGGTGTAGGCCATAAACTGGCCCTCCCACACCACGGCGAGGACGACCACCAGCACCACGGCCGTCATCACGGCGGTGAGCGCAAAGGCAAGCGTCAGCCTCGTGGCATAGGGCCGGCCGCCCTTGGGGTCGGGCTTGATGGTGTTCCACGAACCACGAGAAGACGAGGGCCGCTCGGAGCCGCCCTCGTCCACATGCGCGTTTCTCCCAACCACAAAGCGTGCCGACATGGGCCGCCCCTACTTTTCTGCGGACTCGGCTGCCTTCTCGGGAGCCTCGAAGCGATATCCCACGCCGTGCACGGTGTAGAGCCACCGCGGGTTGCGCGGGTCGTCGCCCAACTTGGCGCGCAGGTTCTTGACATGGGAGTCAATCGTGCGCTCGTAGCCCTCGAAGTCGTAACCCAGGACCTTCTCGACGAGCTCCATGCGCGTGTAGACGCGACCGGGATAGCGTGCGAGCGTGGTGAGCAGCTTGAACTCGGAGGCGGTGAGGTCGACCTCGGAGCCCTCGACAAGAACCTTGTGGCCCGAGATGTCAATCACGAGGTCGCCAAAGTCGAGCACCTCGAGGGCGGGCTCGGCCTCGGTGTGGGCGCGACGCAAGAGGGCGCGCACGCGCGCCACGAGCTCGCGCGGCGAGAAAGGCTTGATCAGGTAGTCGTCCGCGCCCAGCTCCAGGCCAATGATGCGATCCTCGACCTCGCCCTTGGCCGTGAGCATGATGATGGGGACGTTCGAGGTCTCGCGAATGGCGCGGCAGACGCGCTCACCCGAGAGCTTGGGCAGCATGAGGTCAAGAATCACGAGGTCAAAGGAGTGCTTCTCGAACTCCTCGACCGCGCTTTGGCCGTCTCCCACGCCGCGCACGATGTAGCTCTCGCGCTCGAGGTAGGCCGCGACGGCGTCACGGATGGCCTTCTCGTCCTCAACCAGCAGGATCTTCTTCTCGTCTGAAGCCACAGCGGCCTCCTTGTTTCTTACTTGCTCTGCGTCACAGAACTAATGACCATAAGTGTCTCCTAGTGTACCCCACCAAAGCTCAGGAGATTCGCACTTACAGCTGGAAGGTACGTACCGTCACGGAGGCGGGGTATCCGGTGTCGGCATCCTTGACCGTCGAGAAGCTCACAAAGAGGTCGCAGTCGCCCGCGCGCGCCGGGAACTCCCCGTAGTCCACCACCCGATCGGCGGCGGGAAGTGATGCGTAGGTCTGGTTGGCAAGGTCGACCACCAGATACGATGAGCTGCTCTTGATGACAAAGACGTCACCCTTGCCGCAGCAGCACTCGGAGGGCTCGAGCGCGACGCGCGCGAACCCGCCCGCCGACGTTCCCAGATAGGTGCCCATCTGGCCGAGAAGCCCGCCCGAGCCGTAGTTCGCCTCCACGGACACGCAGAGGCGCTCGCCCACGCGCGTCGCCCTGAAGGGCTTAACCGTCACGGGCATCACCAGCTGGTCGAGCTTGGTGGCGAGGTCGTCGGAGAGCGAGTAGGCCGTCACGCCGTAGTAGACCCCCTCGCTCGCGCGCACGCGCGGCGCGAGCACAACGGCGTCGCCGGAGACCTCGGGCCTGGTCGCAAAGCGCCCGGGGGACTCGACGACGGACTGGGCGGAGGCGTCTCCCAGATGCCAGAGGTAGCAGAAGGAGTGCTCGGCGGTCTTGGTGCCACTCGCCGCGGGCTGGACCTGCCAGACCACGCTCGATCCCGAGACGGCGAAGGGTGCGGGATCGTAGTCGGAGGTCCCCTGCCACAGGGTGCTCGTTTCGCCCGTGAGCGTTCCCGCCGAGAAGGCCGCGGCGTAGAGGGTCCAGTCGCGCGTGGCAAGGTCGAGCTCGACCCACGCATAGGCGGCGTCCGAGCAGCGCACGTCGTAGATGGCCATCATGGCGGCGCTTCCCACCGGGGCGGACACGACCTCGCTGATCGCGCCTGACGCGAGCGAGAGGGCGGACCCCTTGACCATGGGGGTCGCCGAGGACCCCGCCGTCGTCACGGGAATCCAGCTTCCTTCGGCCGGGCGCAGGACGCTCCCCAGGGGAATCGTCCAGGTGCTCGTCGCCTCAAGCGTCGTCGAGACGCTCTCGAAGGCGTCCGTCACGCTCACCGCGGAGTCGGCGTCCACGACCACCGGGTCGGAATCCGTGGTCTCCTCGGAGGAGTGCGTGCAGCCGGCCAGAATTCCCACCGCAGCTGCGGCGGCAGTCCCTGCGGCCGTGGCTTTGAAGAAGGAGCGTCTGGTAAGCTTGGGCGCGCGCATAAGCCGTCAGCCCTCCTAGCTCGCGAGCTTCTCGGCGGCGAGAAGGGCCTTGGACATCTGATCGGCGCACGAGGTCGTGCGCCGTCCGCAGGTGTTGCCCGCGAGAAGCTCCGCGACCTCGTCGACCGAGCGTCCCTGGACCAGCCTGCTCACGGCCTTGAGGTTGCCGTTGCAGCCCCCCTCGAACGCGACGTCCTCTATGATCGTGCCGTCGTCGGAGAGATCAATGTGGATGGCACGGGCGCACACGCCGTGCGGGGTGAAGTCGTAGTGCAGCATGGTTTCCTTTCTTGAGAGGTGCTGTGGGGTGCTCCGTCTAGAAGCTGAGCTTCTCGAGCCGGTCGAAGACCACGCCCGTGTGCGTGAGGAAGGAGCGCGGATCGAAGATGGCGTCGAGCTCGTCGGCGTCCACGGTGCAGCGCGGGTCAGACTCGAGCTTCTGGCGAAACGTGGTGCCCGACTTGCACTGCTGGATCTCGCGCCAGGTGGCCATGGCGTTCTCCTGCACGATCTGGTAGGCATCCTCACGCGTGATGTTGGTCTCCACGAGGGCGAGCAGCACCTTGGAGGAGTAGATGAGACCGCGGGTCTTGTTGAGGTTGGCCAGCATCTGGGCCGGGTAGAGAATCAGGCCGTCGACGATACGGATGAGGCAGTGCAGCATGTGGTCGAGGGCAATGAAGGAGTCCGCCTGCGCCACGCGCTCGGCAGAGCTGTGCGAGATGTCGCGCTCGTGCCAGAGGGCCACGTTGTCAAAGGCCACCTGGGCGTTGGCCTTGACCACGCGCGAGAGGCCGCAGACCTTCTCGACGGTGATGGGGTTGCGCTTGTGCGGCATGGCCGAGCTGCCCTTCTGCCCCTTCCTGAACGGCTCCTCAGCCTCGAGGGTGTCGGTCTTCTGGAGGTTTCTGACCTCGGTGGCAATGCGCTCGCAGGTGGCCGCGCAGGTGGCCAGGACCCCGGCGAGGTAGGCGTGATGGTCGCGCGAGACGACCTGCGTGGAAAGGGGGTCGGCGTCAAGGCCCAGGTGCTCGCAGACATACTTCTCGACGAGGGGGTCTATGGAGGAGTAGGTGCCCACCGCGCCGGAGATGGCCCCGAAGGCCACGTTCTTGCGAGCGTCCTCGAGGCGGTCAAGGTCACGCCTGAGCTCCCAGGCCCAGCTGCCGAACTTCATGCCAAAGGTCATGGGCTCGGCGTGGATGCCGTGGGTGCGGCCCACGCACAGGGTGTCGCGCTCCTCGAAGGCGCGGCGGCGGCAGATCTCGCCGAGCTGGCGGACGTCGTCGATGAGGATGTCGGTGGCCTGGACGAGCTGGTAGCACAGGGCCGTGTCGCCCAGGTCGGAGCTCGTCATGCCAAAGTGAACCCAGCGGCTGGGCTTGAGGTCTCCCTCGGGCACGTCGGCGTCTATGTAGGAGCCCATGTTGGTGAGAAAAGCGATGACGTCATGGTTGGTGACAGCCTCGATCTGGTCGACCTCGTCCTTGTTGAACGCGGCGTGCGCGCGAATCCAGGCCGCCTCCTCGCGGGTGATGCCACTCTGGCCCAGCTCGGCCTGGGCCTCGCAGGCAAGGACCTCGATCTCCTGCCAGATGGCGTACTTGTTCTCCAGCGAGAAGATGTGACCCATCTCGGGACGGGTATAGCGATCGATCATGGGGCTCCTCCTGCAGCATTGGGCAACAGTGCGTGGGGGTTTGATTCTAGCGCAGAGACGCGGCATCACAGCGGCGTCACGCCCTTAATCGGAGGGCAACGCGGCCGGCGTCCAACATGGGGAGCCACACTACGTGCCTATGCCTCACGACCCTCGTCGGCTGCGAGAGCCGCCGTGGCCTCGGCGAGCTGGGCGACCACGGCGTCGTGACCCGTGCCACCGTAGGTCACGCGGGCGTTGGCAATGCCGGCTGGGTCGAGGTCGGCGGCTACGTCCTCGTCAAAGAGCGGGGAGGCGGCGCGAAAGTCATCGACCGAGAGGTCCCCCAGGCCGCACCCGCGCCTCTCGCAGGCAAGAACGAGCTCGCCCACCACACGGTGCGCCTCCCTAAACGGCATGCCCTTCTTGGCCAGGTAGTCGGCCACGTCCGTGGCGGCCGTGAAGCCGCGCCCCGCTTGGGCGCTCATGGCGTCGACGTTCACGGTCATGGTCTCGATCATGCCCGCGGCTATCTCCATGCAGTCGCTCAGCGTGCGCACCGCGTCGAGCGGACCCTCCTTGCACTCCTGAAGGTCCTTGTTGTACGCGAGCGGCAGTGACTTCATCGTGGTGAGCAGCGCCATGAGCTCCCCGTAGACGCGACCCGTCTTGCCGCGCGTGAGCTCGGCAAAGTCTGGGTTCTTCTTCTGCGGCATGATCGAGGACCCCGTGGAGTAGGAGTCAGACAGGATGATGAACCCAAACTCGGTGGAGCTCCACAGCACGATCTCCTCGCACAGGCGGCTTAGGTGCATCATGCTCACCGAGCACGCGTATTCGAGGTCGAGCAGGTAGTCGCGGTCGGACACGGCGTCGAGCGAGTTAGGGATCGTGCGCGAGAAGCCCAGGAGCTCCGTGGTGCGCGCGCGGTCGAGCGGGTAGGTGGTCCCGGCCAGGGCCGCGGCGCCAAGCGGATTGGCGTCTGCGGCGTCACGGGCGGCGGACAGACGGGCGAAGTCGCGCGTGAACATCCAGAAGTACGCGAGCAGGTGGTGCGACAGGAGCACCGGCTGGGCATGCTGGAGGTGCGTGTAGCCGGGCATGACCACGTCGAGGTTCTTTTCGGCAACGTCGACGAGGGCACGGCGCAGAGCGCGGTTTTCGTCCATGAGGCGCGCGCAGAGGTCCTTAGCAAGCAGGCGGATATCGGTTGCCACCTGGTCGTTACGCGAGCGGCCCGTGTGCAGGCGCGCGCCGGGTGTGCCGATGTTGGCCGTGAGGGCCCGCTCGATGGCCATGTGGACGTCCTCGTCGTTGACGTCCCAGGCAAAGGTGCCGTCCGCGATCTGCGCGGCGATCTTCTCGAGGCCAGAGTCTATCGCAGCCTGGTCCTCCAAGGAGATGATGCCCTGCTCGGCGAGCATACGCGCGTGGGCGCGTGACCCGACGACGTCCTGGGCCGCCATGGCCTTATCGACCTCGAGAGACGCACCGAACTCCTGCGTGAATGCGTCGACGCCCCTCTCGAACCTACCGCCCCACAGGGCCATGAGCCCTCCTCTCGTCTGGCTCAGCGCGTCCGCCCGGGTGCTCCCCGGCCGGCCACCGTGATTCACTGGTCTTTTTAGTCGATGGGCTGCAGGCCCGAGCCGGGGCCCTGCACGCGCGACCAGGTCTTGGACTGCAGGCCGTGGAGATCGATGAAGCCGCGGGCCGCCGTGTGATCGAAGGTGTCGCCCTCGTCATAGGTGGCCAGGTTGTAGTCGTAGAGGCTGTAGGGCGAGCGCAGGCCGTCCACGAACAGGCCACCCTTGCAGAGCTTGATGCGCACCTCGCCGGTCACGAATTTCTGCGTGTAGGCGTTGTAGGCGTCGAGGGCGTTGCGGTTCTGAGAGAACCACAGGCCGCGATAGACGGTGGACGCCCACTCGACGTCGTTCTTGGCCTTCTGCTTGAGAGTCTCGGCGTCGAGGCAGAGGGTCTCAAGGGACTGGTGCGCCTGAATGAGCAGGAGCGCGGCGGGGCACTCGTAGCACTCGCGGCTCTTGATGCCCACGACGCGGTCCTCGATCATATCGATACGGCCGAAGCCGTTGCGGCCGGCGATCTCGTTAGCCTCGATAATGAGGTCGAGCAGCGGCTTCTTCTCGCCGTTGATCGAGACGGGCACGCCGGCCTCAAAGCCGATGGTCACGGCCTCGGGGTCCGCGGGGCAGTCCTCGGGGTTGGAGGTCATCGTCCAGATGTCCGCCGGCGGGGTGTTCCAGGTGTCCTCGAGCACGCCACACTCGATGGCGCGGCCCCAGAGGTTATCGTCGATGGAATAGGGCTTCTTGTGCGTGGTCGGCACGGGCACGCCGTTGGCCTCGGCCCACTCCATCTCGGAGTCGCGCGTGGTGAGATCCCAGACGCGAACCGGGGCGATGATCTGGATCTGGGGATCGAGCGCACGGATGCAGGTCTCAAAGCGGACCTGGTCGTTGCCCTTGCCCGTGCAGCCGTGCGCGATGTACTTGGCGCCGTACTGGTGCGCGATGTCCACGAGGTGCTTGGAGATGAGCGGGCGCGAGAGGGCCGAGAGCAGCGGGTAGATGCCCTCGTACTTGCCGTTGGCCCAGATGGCCTTGGTCAGGATCTTGTCGGCGTACTCCGCGCGCATGTCGATGGCCTCAGAGGCGATGGCGCCCATGTCGAGGGCCTTCTGCTTGATCCAGCTGAGGTCCTTCTCGTCCTGGCCCACGTTTCCGCAGATGGCAACCACGTCGAGGTTCTTCTCGATCTGGAGCCACTTGACGATGACGGACGTGTCCAGACCACCGGAGTACGCGAGGACGACCTTTTCCTTCTCTGCCATGTTTCTTTCCTTTCTGGTTTTCTTGCCGTGTTGAGTCATGCGAGCGCTGCCCGACGACGCCGGGTGCCACGAGTACCTTGGGTTTGTAGCAAAACCGCCCAGAGGACCTAACGCAGCACGCGCGACATCGCGGGGCTGATTCGTCGGTTCTGGCGTCGGTTGGAGAGGGGGGCGGCGCAAGCGAGAACTGTGGTCTGCTGGCGCATCATGTGGCTTTCTCGGCCTCCCCTAGTGACTAGTGGCGCGCGGATATGTGCCGCGCGGCTGCAATCAATGGGTTGAATATAGGCCCGCGTCCCCATGGGGCGGCGCGGGCCACAGGAAACGAATTCGAGTGGAAACAATTTGCAGGGGCACCGGGCACGGTGAATGGTGCAGAAGGAGGAGTCGCGTGTAGTTTGGGCCTTCGACGCACGCTCTCTTGGAGCTTAATTCCAATCTAACGAGAAAATATGCACTATTCACAATTGCCAACAGCTGGCTTACGAAAAATACTCATTCACAATAGATGCTATCTCTCCGAGGTCAGAAAGAGCGTGTGTCGAAGGCTTAAACTGCGCGCTCTGAGCCCTTTCTTGGCAGGATGCCAGGCTTGGAACCTTGCATAGTAGGTCCTGGCGAGTTGCAGGGTCGCGCCCGTCCGTGCTTCGGGCGCTCACAAATCAAGAACCAAGGCACGCGCGAGCCGAGTTTGCTCGCGAACCCGGGGCTAGGGCAGCCCCCGTGCAGGGCTCATTCGTTCCATGGGTCTTAATTCGTCAGCAGGTAAGCAGAGGACAGGCGTGCATACCGGATTGAGGCGTTACACACCTCCCCACAGTAAGACCGAGAAAATGGGGGTTATAGGACAAAACGTGTTGCTATGACTAGTCCCAGTCCGAACGCCAGGGGACCGACTGGTGCAGATCCTGCCAGACCAGGCCATCACCCCACTCCATCGGTTCTTCGCTTCTCTGCCCGTAGGTGATGTTGCGATATGCCCGGGCGATCTGGTCATCCGTGGGCATCACCTTCAGGATCTGCGCAGCGGGCAGGGGGCACTCCGTGTGCAGATAGCACCACCAGTAGACGGCCTTGATCCTCCTGGTGGTGCTGAGGCCCCTGTGGTCCCTCAGCATGCGTCTCAGCTGGGCGTTCACGCCGCCCTCTATCCTGTTGTTCGTGGCCGGCAGAGGCCCGAGCACGCCCGTGAGGCCAGGGTCGACGTAGGTGAAGAGCGTCCCCTGCCTGACGAGGGTCGTAAGCGAGCCTCTCGCCCTGACGAGCCTCTCGTGGGTGTAGGCCAGGTGTCCGCGCTCGTCACGGGTGCGCTCGGCCAGGAACGCACCCCAGCGCGAGCACCATGACGCGTAGGAGACCATCCAGGCGGCCGCCTGCTCGGAGCTGGCAACATGCGGCAGCCGGCACGCGAGGTCATAGGGCTCGACGCCCGCCCTAAGCTTGGGACGTGAGGTGGTGTACCTTCTGACCTGGCAGAAGGCATGGAAGGTGCAACGCTGGACCCTCGTGGTGGGCCACATGCGCCTGGCGGCCTTGGCGAACCCCGAGCCGCCGTCACCCACCACCACGCCGGGAGGGGCGATGCGGGCCAGCAGGGCCGACCAGGCACGCGAGTTCTCGCTTCTTGCCACGTACCACCCGAGGACATGCTCGTCCGTGCAGGCTATGAGCACGACGACGTCGCGAGCGACCCATATCCCGTCGACGTAGACGACATCGAAGACCTCGTCCACGAGGGGAGGCAGGGGCCATATGTCCCAGAACCTGGAGGTCCTCCTCCTGAAGGTCCTCCCGCCACCCGGCAGGTCGGACTGTCTCTCACCGGAGAGCAGCCATGTCAGGAACCCGTCCAACGTCTTCGCGGAAGCATCTATCCCATGGACGAACGCTGCCCCGCAGGCGAGGCATCTCCAGCGCTGCCTCCCTGCGGTCGTCCTGCCACTCCTCTTGGTCTTGCCCCCGCAGTAGGGGCACCTCACCTTGCCCATCGGACCGCCTGCCTCCGTCGACGTCGACACAGGCAACTAACATGGCATGCTTATGGGCATTTAGCTGGGACGATAGGCGGGATCAGCAACACGTTCTGTCCATCCTCGTAGTTGGGAGGGACCAACTATAGACCCACCTTATTGGGGTGTTACCTGCAAGAACGTGACAGATCAGCAACACGTTTTGTCCTTTAACCCGAAAATGGTTAGGCAAAAAAATCCCCCACCCGCATACGAACAGGTGGGGGGATGTCTTTTAGTGGTGCACCGTCAGGGCTTCGAACCCTGGACCTTGGGATTAAAAGTCCCCTGCTCTACCAGCTGAGCTAACGGTGCGCGGTGAAGATTCTATCACGCCGTCCGAGCAATCCTACTCCCAGGCCCACTGGCCGTTCACAAAGACGGGCGTCTCGGTACCGTTGGCCGCAACGCCGTAGACGTTCATGTCGTCCGTGCCAATCATGAAGTCGACGTGCGTGCTGCTCTGGTTGACGCCGCGCGCGAGAAGGTCGTCCTTGCCCAGGTTGACGCCGCCCTCTAGACACTCGGGAAAGCCCATGCCCAGAGCCAGGTGGCAGCTGGCGTTCTCGTCATAGAGGGTGTCGTAGAAGAGCTTCTCGCTTTGGCGAATCGGCGTGTTCTTGGAGACGAGCGCGCACTCCCCCAGGCGGCAGGAGTTCTCATCCGTCTCGATGATGTGACGCAAGACCTCACGCCCCTGCTCGGCACCAAAGCCCACCACGCGACCGCCCTCGAAGCGCAGCCAGAAGTCACGGACCATCTGACCGGCGTGGATGAGCGGCAGGGCGGAGTGGACGATGCCGTCGGCGCGAAGGCGGTCAGGCGAGGTGAAGACCTCCTCGGTAGGAATGTTGGGGAAGAAGGTGACGCCACCCTGCGTGCGGCCCGCGCCGCCGTCCCAGACATGAGCGGGGTTCAAGCCGATGGTCAGGTCCGTGCCGTTAGAGGCCTCGTAGCGCAGAGCGTCAAAGTGATGGCTGTTGAGGAAGCGCTTGGTCTTCTCGAAGGAGGCGTTGTGCGTCTCCCAGGCGCTCTCGGGATCCTCCCCGTCGGCGCGCGCGACACCCAGAATGAGCACCCAGAGGCGGTAGAGGGCCTCGGCTGAAGAGACATCGGGGAAGACCTCGCTGGCCCACGCCTGCACGGGCACGCCCGCGATGCACCAGACGTTGCGCCCGAAGTCCATGCCGTCTCTGAACGAGCGGCACTCCGTGTTTCTTGCCTTGGCCGCCGCAGCGGGCTTGGCCGGATCCACGCCCTTGAAGGCCAGGGGATCCTGACCCTCCAAGAAGAGGAAGGACGCGCCCCGCTCGGCGAGCGAGTTGAGCTGCTCCACCTGCCAAGAGGGTGTGTGCTCGAAGACGGAGAGCTCGCAGTTCTCGTAAGTAAGACGGCTCACCACATCGTCGTGCCAGATGACGGTCACGTGGCCGGCACCGGACCGGTAGGCGGCACGCGTCACGCGGCGGACGAAGTCGGCGCACCCGACCGGTGACTGGAGCACGAGCTCTTGCCCGGTCCTGAGGGCGGCACCCTTCTTGACCAGAAGGTTGGCGTAGAGATCGATCTGGTCGGAGAGGGCCTCGGTGGCAAGGCGACACTCCTCGTCGGTCATGGGGATGGGGACCACGTTTGTTCCTTTCGACGCTCGGCAGTCGACGCCGGTCATGGGAGACCATGCCTCTTCTACCCACACGAAAAGGGCCCCTTGCGGGGCCCAAAGCTTCTCTGGAGCGGGTGACGGGACTCGAACCCGCGGATGCGAGCTTGGGAAGCTCGTGCCTTACCACTTGGCGACACCCGCTTGCTGGTGGCTAGTTTAACCCGCCGATGGCGCGGTGGGCAAGGAGAATCCAAAACTAACAAGAGCGGTAATAGGCAACCGGTACATTCTCGCGTATTCGCGAGACGTCCGGAGCGACTGGTAGAATCACTAGCTGTGCCAAGCTGTGCCATACGGCTCTTCATCTCAACACAGGGCACTACCCTCGTTCAAATTCGCGAGCGTGGGGGAACGGCCGCCCCACACAACAAGACGCCACGCCTCCCCACCTTCCCCGTGTCAATTAGTTGTGCACAATCTATTTGTGAAACTGCGAAGATGGATTGCGTACAATCTAGTTATGCGCGGGATGGGCCCGCACAAGCGAGAGGAGCAACCATGGCAGCATCCATCTACGACTTCACGGTCAAGGCCGTCGACGGCAGCGAGAAGAGCCTCGCTGACTACAGGGGCGAGGTGCTCCTCGTGGTCAACACTGCGACGCACTGCGGCTTCACGCCCCAGCTCGAGGGACTCGAGAAGCTTCAGCGCACCTATCACGACCAGGGGTTCGAGGTTCTCGGTTTCCCCTGCAACCAGTTCGCCAGCCAGGCTCCCGAGTCCAGCGCGGAGATCCAGGAGCAGTGCCGCCTGTCCTACGGCGTCGACTTTCCGACCTTCGCCAAGATCGACGTGAACGGAGACGCCGCCGACCCCCTCTACGCCTGGCTCAGGCAGCAAAAGGGCGGCCTCGTGGGCAATGACATCCGCTGGAACTTCACCAAGTTCCTCGT
This is a stretch of genomic DNA from Thermophilibacter immobilis. It encodes these proteins:
- a CDS encoding glutathione peroxidase — its product is MAASIYDFTVKAVDGSEKSLADYRGEVLLVVNTATHCGFTPQLEGLEKLQRTYHDQGFEVLGFPCNQFASQAPESSAEIQEQCRLSYGVDFPTFAKIDVNGDAADPLYAWLRQQKGGLVGNDIRWNFTKFLVDRKGQVQERFAPTTTPQKIEKSVTEQL